The Elaeis guineensis isolate ETL-2024a chromosome 12, EG11, whole genome shotgun sequence sequence tcctacgggagccggactccgccgacaactttaaccgcaagtagactccgcccgaactcctaggggagccgggctccatcgccaacttcgactgccggtaagatccatccggactcctacgggagccggacttcgcacctgactttagttgtaggggactccgcccagactcctacgggagccgggctccgtccgtgacttcaactctgagaggactccgcccggactcccacgggagccgggctccgcccgtgactccaaccgtgaggaggactccgcccgaactcctacgggagccgggctccgtcctcgacatcaactgccggtaagccttgtctggactcctacgggagccggacttcgcctttaactttaattgcaggaagactccgcccggactcctatgggagccgggcttcatcctcgactccaacggctgcagacagacttcgtccggactcctgcgggagccggactccgccgacgacttcaactgcaagtagactccgcccgaactcctacgggagccgggctccgtcctcgacatcaactgccggtaagccttgtccggactcctacgggagccggacttcgcctttaactttaattgcaggaagactctgcccggactcctacgggagccgggcttcatcctcgactccaacggctgcagacaggcttcgtctggactcctacgggagccggactccgccgacaacttcaaccgcaagtagactccgcccgaactcctacgggagccgggctccgtcgccaacttcgactgccggtaagatccgtccggactcctacgggagccggacttcgcacctgactttagttgtaggggactccgcccagactcctacgggagccgggctccgcccgtgacttcaactctgagaggacttcgcccggactcccatgggagctgggccccgcccacgactccaaccgcgaggaggactccgctcggactcctacgggagccagattccgtcatcagctccgaccgctgccgaacttcagccgacggatctgcactcccaggcaggccacaataacggccacgatcctgctccacttcctgcggcggattccgcgcagctccatcactccctgacaggccgcaataacggtcacagcactgctccacttcctacgacggatctcgcacagctccactactccctggcaggccacaataacggtcacgatcctgctccacttcctgcgacggataccgcgcgattctcccatctgctggcaagtcacgacaacagacgccgctctactccccgcggcagactccacgtggcacacctcggtgatagccacgggtccactccactactcttcgcagcaaactccgtctgatcctgggcagcccactgccagacggttacagatgtcgctatcaggctactgccccctccgtctataaaagggggctccagatacgttattcgataagctctcatctttcatctaaaaactctgctaaattctccgttcgagcactccattcttgttgaggcagagaactgacttgagcgtcggagggtcttgccggagcaaccccacctccggtttagacttcctttgcaggtcccgacggcgaccgcaacttcctcgactccagcttctccgacgcaagtggatttttgcaccaacaatgatttttatttgaattacaattaaaatttttatttttttaaaaatttaaaattataatttttattttttttattttttctcctttttttgaagaattaataattaaactcGCCACTTGAAATGACGTTTTTGAAAACaccatttcaaatgacgttttaaaaaatatcatttaaaatgacgattttaatttttttttcgtcgTCCACGTGAAAAAAGGATGGTGACGTGGCCATCATAAAATGCCTTTTTGAATGGCGTTATATAGgattttcatcattttggtaaataagttaaaaattagattatttttataaatatattttttttaaaattatttagataaagcaCTCAAAGAAGTACGCTACAGATAGAGCGAACACGTGGTGGATGAAGATTAATgcttccattttaatatatataatataaatatctagAGATCTTTGAAGTGGATTGGTCTGAATCctataaagagaaaaaatgactttggtagattattttttttctctctatgggATTTGGGTTAGTCCATATAAAAAATGATCTTGGATGGTCGCAGATATAGATTTAGTCTAgcctataatttaatattttttgatgattgtactaGCTCAATTTATGAATCTTATGGGATTTTGAGTCCCACCatccaaataatctttaattagaAAAAATGAGCTTGGATTAGTCTTATTTTTAATAATACCCAGAAGCCTATAGAATAGGCTGGCCTAATCAcataggaagaaaaaaatgaCCTCAGACTTGAATCCTAAGAGGTCATTATTTTCTTCCTATGAGATTCGGAATGACCTACTACCAAAATCAGTTCCGGTGTACTTATAGATATCGTCGAGCCCGGTCTATATAAATCTATTTCTAGCTGATTATATGGGCCAAATTCAATGATTCAATGGGATTTTCAACCCATCCATTCAAAAGAACccttaataaaatttcaaatacAACACTCCATATAGAGAAGTAAAGTATGTGGATAGAGAAATGAATAAGATTAACTAATCCTATAAGATAAGTTGGGAAATTATTGTTGAATCCAGATGCGAAGGAGGGGTCAAGGGCAGCACTGGTTGTAGACCAATAAaatcttatatttttgtataaatATAAGTTAGCAATAGAGAATATAATTAGTTAGGCATTTCCTTGAAAAGGAAAGTATTATTCTTCTGAAAAAATGATCAACGATTCGTTGTAGTTAGAGTTTAGACTGATGTGTATGCTTGTTTGATTTGTCAATAGTCGAGATATTGCTAAAACACAAGAGAGATGATGTACTGGTGAGGTGAGCAGAAGGTAGGAAGGGAAGAAATCACTATCATGAATGGTTGGAGGAATTGGAGAAGAGTAACAGATATACATTGGAAAATcacaaaacatagaaagaaagccGGTCACCTCCAAGAATAATTGaatgttatttattttatttggtgCATTGAGTACTTATTTAAACCCGTACGTGCAATTTGCGGTTTAAGGGTCATCCATGTGTTCCATTGATTTCTTACATTTATGATGTCAGACTCTGTAGTTTCACATAGATATAGCTTATCGAATTAGATGGAATCCATTTGGTAAATGCTTTCTGTGTAAGCTTATGATAACAATTTCTACTCTCTTTGCTCAGTCTTTTCAGCTCCCCTTTCGCTTTCTACAAGTTGGTGAACTACatactattttttatttaaaataaattataaaaataaatatttattatatttacatcTAATAATTTATTAAACCTACAgtcatattaaattaaattaacagTATTAGTGAAACTATTtatctcatataaaaaattaaaattattcttgGATAAGGAGAAAGatacacatatttttttttatatttttggataaTTATTATATCATTTgagattattttgattatttttcagatttttttttgatgtagtATTTAAGTTCCATTTAAAGTTAACAGTTTGACTGATGTTTTGTTAGGTTATGTGTTGAAgcattgaataaaaataaattctaaaaagaataaacataaaattttcaaattattagaTGTAAGTATCATTTTATCTctaatctcaaaatatttttgtgattCATTCTTTTATGTAGTCCTATATAGTTTTTATACATCCAACACAATAATACTAAGTGCAGGCCAGTTTTTATTCCAAGCTACCAACCAAGGTACCACGTACTAATACTTGGACTGCCAAGAGTGAACCTTTACTAGGAAAATGCTTCAACTACACATTTCAGAAGTGTAGTTTCAGAAGGTGAAGAACAAGAATCTCATGTGGTTAACATGGTGCTGCGCCTGTCATCCACGACCCATTTGCAACTGTGTCCATGCTGCTAGGGGTCCTTGGCTCTGTAGACAGGTGGCAACTGACTCCTTCACAATAAATACCAAACATCCTTGGTTCAAAGTAGCTTAATTAACATTATTCTAATATCTCCTTAATTAAACTCAAATAGTTCAAGGAAAGCAATCATTGTGTGCTACATGGCATGCTTTATACAGAATACACTACATCCTATCTAATAGCTGTCCATCTTCGTGATCAGATGACATGATGATTATCCAAAACTATATCGTGTTTGTAATGTAAATTGTGCACCACAGAGGATCTTGAACCGTCTGTACAAATGCCTAGATCATATGGTGTTGGACAAGACTCAGAGAAATATTTCATGGGCTGAACCTTTTAATTATTGATTAAAAAAGATAtgtacaaaataaattttttctcgtAGAATCATATCAGAACATCTCAAAAATTTGAAGGATTAGTTTGACATATTTTAAAAtcgaaaaaatataaataaaattaaattaaaattaaaaaatatatatatatatatatatatttttttttctgaatttattTCCAACCCACTAAAAGTACAAAATTAATAGAAATCACCGCTATTTTAATCCACCAATGTGGGGTTTAATGAAAACATCTAAAGTTCTCATTACATAGGTGCCTTTGATTGTTCCAGCGGAAAGCCCACTATATAAATTCTGAATCAGGCCATCAGGTGAAACGTCACCCTCTCCCTTTCTAACCTGTGATCGCTCCAATCAGGACAGTTTACCCAACTGATCCTCTTCTCCAACTACTAGTGAAGTAGACGCGAAGAAACGAAGCAGTATCCCATTGTTATCCTCTTGAGCAAATCATACTCCCTTCTCCCCCTCCTTCCATCTCTCCAACGACCTCTCAACCTGAAgtcatccaatcaaaatataaccaCCCCCCTCCCACTCCCTTCCACCGCCTTAACACCTCTACCACTCccatcgctctctctctctctctctctcatgtgttAGTGTTAGTTGTTGGAAGGGAAGGACAGAAcatggagagagaagaaggtggggCAGTGGCGACAAGAGCCGAGATCGACATGAGAGCACCATTCCAGTCGGTGAAGGAAGCCGTCATGCTCTTTGGCGAGACGATATTGGCAGGAGAAGTCTATGCCAACAAGCTTAATGAGGTAGCCTCTTTCTATCTCTCTCGTTTTTGCTcagaaaagataaaagaaagcATATCTATGTCTGTAATGGACATAACATGTATAGGTGAGGCTGTAACCTGTGATTAGAAGAATTCATATAAACACCCCCACACGCCCCCGCCtctgcccccccccccccccgggtTCAAGCCCTAACGGCCAATGAACCCATGTTGCAGTATCTCTTAATTTATATAGACTCTGAGCTGAGTTAGTTCTAAAATCATTTGTAATGATCTAGGACCTCACTCGAAAAAGATATAAGTACTTAAGATTTTTCTATCGAATAATCAATGTAGGACTAAATACATAACCATATGGATCCTCACAGTAGAAAATTATAGGATAGTGATTGTGAGCTTTTTCTGAAGTTTAGGGAGGTTTGGTAATAAACATATTggtcaacacacacacacacaagtcCAAGTTGACTTCAAGGGTAAGATATTCCTAGCGTGCACTTTGGTGCATAGGTGCAATTGAACAATCTGTTACAAAAGGTTGATTCCCAATTATTGGCTGAATGGCTGTCCATTAGCATATATTACAGTAAGATGAAAAGATTAGAACTCGTGATAGTGTTTGCATGGATTACCTAAACAAACTtggtaattaatttaaaatcaatccaTTGTAGTCATTTTGAAGGGTGACAAATTGACAATGCTTCAAAGCTCCGCCATGTGATCATCAATTTTTTCATTTATGTAAATAATATGACACATGGAATTCTTATTAAACACGAAGGTTCAAGATCAATACACCAAATAGCGAACTTGATTCGATAGATTGCATCACTATTGTTTATTTTCCCATGGAAGATAGATCCTTctttacaaaaataaatagataaagcaAAGAAGATAAGTTTCTTTACATGTCTTTCCCATTTAGTGAGTCTAGAACAGAGCGTAAAAACTAGAAGAATGAAAGAAGCCCAGATTGGAATCAAAGAGATACAACAGCCATAATGCCATTTCTTTTTATATAACAGTATCGATGAATACTCTTTCACCATCTAACAGCAAGTAATCCCCTAATTGTTCCTCAAAAGAAAAAGGAGTGAtctaaaataaagaaataaataataaaaataatagttCCTTAGTCAGGTGATAATGAAACAAGTAATACAGATTGGTTCACTATTTTGTTTGAAAATGTAAACCGAATGCACAAGACAATGAAGAAATATATCATATTAACCCGATATGATGTTTTGTTATCTTGAGTTATGCTTCATGAAAGCTGACCAAGTTCTGTAgcatttaatcataatttttggtTAATAGATGAGATTTGCAGTGAGCATGAATGAGCATAGCCTCTCACAGATTGGGTCCATAAAGGCTGAGCTAGAAGAAACAAAGCAAAGCCTTGTGAAGGCGCGTGAAGAAAGCTTAGAAATGGCAAAATGCCTCAGTTCTCTCAGGGCAGAGCTTGAGAACACAAAGAATGAGCTCAAACAATTGAAAGCAAGGGAATCAGAGAAACGAGTTGCAGAATTGGAGATCGAAGACCTCAAGTTTGTGGAGAGTGCAACCGAAATTCAGGTTGAGAAATCAGGCATAGAAGAGGGAATGGAGTTGCAAAAGAAGAGGAGTGTTAAGTTCGCCGACCCACCAACCTTGGCTCGGGTCCTAAGTGAAGAGGACAAGGTTTTGGAAAGACAATTTTCTGTGGACAGCGTGGTGGAAccgatgaagaaaaagaagaagaagacattcATTCCTTTTATAGGGGTGATTTTCTCCAGGAAGAGAGGTTATCAAGAAGGTGCAATGCCTAAAGCTCAT is a genomic window containing:
- the LOC105054647 gene encoding WEB family protein At1g75720, with the protein product MEREEGGAVATRAEIDMRAPFQSVKEAVMLFGETILAGEVYANKLNEMRFAVSMNEHSLSQIGSIKAELEETKQSLVKAREESLEMAKCLSSLRAELENTKNELKQLKARESEKRVAELEIEDLKFVESATEIQVEKSGIEEGMELQKKRSVKFADPPTLARVLSEEDKVLERQFSVDSVVEPMKKKKKKTFIPFIGVIFSRKRGYQEGAMPKAHRS